The genomic window GGCGTTGCCGAGGTGCACCGCGGCGCCGGGACCGATCTCCACCTGGTGGATCCGCCGGCCCTCCACATAGGTGCCGTTGGTGCTGCCGTGGTCCTCGATGACCCAACTCCGGCCGCCCCAGCTGATCGTGGCGTGCCGCCACGAGACCCTGGCGTCGTCGACGACCAGGTCGCCCTGCGGATCACGTCCGAGGGTGTATGTCCTGGACGGATCGAGCGTCCAGGTCCTTCCGTTCAATTCCAGTACGAGTTCCGGCACTCCATGCCCCACTAGTTGTCCCCCGAGGTACCCCCGTCACAGGGAGTCTAGGGATGGCGAACATCGTGAGGAACTATTTCAGGCGCGGTCCCGTATCCGGAAGTCGGGCCTCGCACGGACGGCGTCGGGCCTTGTGCGGAGGTGGCGTTGACGGCGGCGAAAGCGGCCCGGAGAGTGGTAAGCGCCCATGAGTGCGCATGGATCGGCCACATCGCGCGTGAAGGGGACAAGTCCGTACGGATCGGGGGGGTCCTGATGGCGGCGAGCGAAGGCGGGGACCCGGCGCGCGGGACATCGTGGGGCGATGTGGTGATCTCCTCGGTCGCCGCGGTGAGTTGGGCGGTGGCCGGGATGGCGGGAACGGCCGCGCTCGGGCTGCATCTGCTGGGCGCCGACGCGCACGGTTCGCTCGGGCCGATGACGGCGGCGGTGACGGTGCTCGCGGTGGGCGGATCCCTCACGCCGTCGGGCGAGGTGTCCGCGTTCGGTCTGGAGGGTGCGCAGGCGTCGACTGCCGTCGACTTCACGCCGCTCGGGGTGGGACTGGTCGGGGCGCTGCTGCTGTCGTACGTCTTCCTGCGGTCGCTGCGCGCGGCAGGCGCCCGGCTGCCGGGTACGGAACTGGCCGCGCGGGCCGGAATGTCGGCCGCGCTGTTGGTGGCGGTGGTGGGCGGGCTCGCGTGGGTGGGGCACGACGTCATCACGTTCGACGGGGGTGCGCTGCGGCTGGGGGAACTCCCAGGGGCGGGCGACCAGGTGGAGGTACCGGGGCTCGGGGGCATCGGGGACATCGGCGATATCGGTGGCATCGGTGGTATCGAGGGCCTGTTGCCGGACCGGCTCGGGGACCTGGTGGAGGCGGAGGCTTCGGTCGGCTTCACCGTGAACACCGCGGACTCGCTGGTGGGCGCACTGGTCTGGGTGCTCGGCGTCCTGCTCGTCGCCCTGCTCGCCGGGCGCCCGGTGCCGCTGCCGCACGCCTGGGAGGCGGTGCGGCGGGTGGTACGGCCTGCCGTGTCGGCGCTGGTGGCGGTGGTGCTGGGCGCGGTGGGCGCGGGGCTCGGTGCGGCCGCGTACGCGGCGGCCGGTGACGAGCACCCGGGCAGGATCGCCGGCGCGGCGCTGCTCGGCGCGCCGAACGGGGTGTGGCTCGGTGTCCCGCTGGGGCTCTTCGTGCCGTGGGAGGGGAAGACGACCGGCGAGTCGGTGCAGGTCCTGCCCGATCCGCTGGACGAGCTGCTGCGGATGCCGGCGGACGCGCCGGTGACGGTGGGGCGGCTGGCGGAGCTCGACGGGCGGATGTGGCTGCTGGCGGTGGCGTGCGCGCTGATGATGCTGTCGGCCGGGGTGCTTGCGGCGGTGCGCACACCGCGGCAGGAAGGGGTGGGAGCGGCGGGGTTCGCCGTGCGGTGCGCGGTGCCGCTGGGGGTGGCGACGGCGGTGGCGCTGCCCGTGCTGGTCGTCCTGACGGAGGTGTCGGCAGATGCGTCGCTTGCGGTGCTGGGGGTCGACGCGTTCGGCGCGGGGCTGGAGCTGCACGGGGACGTGGGTATGGCGGCGCTGCTGGGGGCGGCGTGGGGCGCGGCGGCAGGGGCGGTCGGGGCGCTGCTGGTGTACGGGACGGGCGCTGGTACGCGAGTGAGGGCTGGTACGCGAGTGGGCGCCCCTGCCCGGGTGACTCCCGGGGCGGGGGAGCCACCGGCCGCTCCGGTGGCCCCGCCGGTGGGGCCGCCGGTGGGGCCGTACCGGCCGTCGGTGCCGTATCGCCCGCCGAACGCGGATACGAACCCGTATCTGCGCTTGCCTCCCGGCGAGCCACCGCCTCCGGGGATGCCGCCGGAGGCCCGTTGAGCCGCCGCCTCCGGGGATGCCGCCGGAGCCTCGTTGAGTCTCCGTGTCACCGTCGGCGCCTGCCGGCCGGTGCGCACAACCAGGCACAACCAGGGGGACAGCCGCGCGACACCACAGCGCCACCTCCACGACAGGCGGTCGCAAACCGGACGTACCGCCCTCTGTCCAGGTGGCGGGACGGGCGGGCGCGTGGCACTGGGTGCCCGATACGGTGGTAGCACCATGAGCGCATCGCCGTCCTCGCAGACCTCTGACGTCCCCACCCTCCTGGTCAAGATCTTCGGGAAGGACCGTCCCGGGATCACCGCCGGGCTCTTCGACACCCTCGCCGCCTTCTCCGTCGACGTGGTCGACATCGAGCAGGTCGTCACACGTGGCCGCATCACCCTGTGCGTGCTGGTCACGGAGCCGTCCGCCGGGACCGAGGGCGAGCTGCGGGCCACCGTGCACGGCTGGGCCGAGTCACTGAAGCTCCAGGCCGAGATCATCTCCGGCACCGGAGACAACCGGCCCCGTGGCAGTGGCCGTTCCCATGTCACCGTGCTCGGGCACCCGCTGACCGCGGAGTCCACGGCGGCCATAGCTGCCAGGATCACCGGGACCGGCGGCAACATCGACCGCATCTTCCGGCTGGCGAAGTACCCGGTGACCGCCGTGGAGTTCGCGGTGTCCGGCTGCGAGACCGAGCCGCTGCGCACGGCGCTCGCCACCGAGGCCGCGGAGATCGGCGTGGACGTCGCCGTCGTGTCGGCGGGGCTGCACCGCAGGGCGCAGCGCCTCGTGGTGATGGACGTCGACTCCACGCTGATCACCGACGAGGTGATCGAGCTGTTCGCGGCGCACGCCGGCTGCGAGGACAAGGTCGCCGAGGTCACCGCCCAGGCGATGCGCGGTGAGCTGGACTTCGAGCAGTCGCTGCACGCGCGCGTGGCGCTGCTGGCGGGCCTCGACGCGTCGGTGGTGGAAAAGGTGCGTGCCGAGGTGCGGCTCACGCCGGGCGCCCGCACGCTGGTGCGTACGCTCAAGCGGCTCGGTTACCAAGTGGGCGTCGTCTCCGGTGGGTTCACCCAGGTCACGGACGATCTCAGGGAGCGGCTCGGGCTGGACTTCGCCTCCGCCAACACGCTGGAGATCGTGGACGGAAAGCTGACCGGCCGGGTCGTGGGCGAGATCGTGGACCGCGCGGGCAAGGCGCGGTTGCTGCGCCGGTTCGCCGCGGAGGCGGGCGTGCCGCTGGCCCAGACGGTCGCCATCGGTGACGGCGCCAACGACCTGGACATGCTCAACGCGGCGGGCCTCGGCGTCGCCTTCAACGCCAAGCCGGTGGTGCGCAAGGCCGCCGACACGGCGGTGAACGTCCCGTTCCTCGACGCGGTGCTCTATCTGCTCGGGATCACCCGGGAAGAGGTCGAGGCGGCGGACTTCCACGAGTCGTGACGGCGGACGGCAGGAGGCGGCCCCGGTACCCGAAATGGCGTACCGGGGCCGATCCGTCCGTACCCGCCGCGCAAGGCCGTGGCGCAGGCGGCTACTTGTGCGAGGGCGGCTACTTGTGCGGGGCCCAGTAGTCGAGGAGCGTGCCGACGCCGTGCTCGACGGTCTTCCAGGAACCCGTGAACCCGATGACGGCGAAGGCGGCGGTCGGGAAGCCGCCGCGGTTCATCGTGGCCAGGGCATCGCCCTCGGCCCGGCCCGCGAGAGCGTCCGCGAGGGCGTGCATCCCGGGGTTGTGGCCGATGAGGAGTACGTCGTCGACGTCCTCCGGAGTCTCGTTCAGGAGCGCGAGCAGATCACCGAGCGACGCCTCGTACAACCGCTCCTCGTACACCGTCCGCGGGCGCTGCGGCAGCTCCTGCACGGCCAGCTTCCACGTCTCGCGGGTCCTCACCGCGGTCGAGCACAGGGCGAGGTCGAAGGCGATGCCGGTCTCGGCCAGTCTGCGTCCGGCGGCGGGAGCCTCCGTGCGTCCCCGGTCGGCGAGCGGCCGCTCATGGTCGGACACCTGGGGCCAGTCGGCCTTCGCATGGCGGAGGAGGACGATCCTTCGGGGGTCGGGGTGTCCGGGGGCTGCTCCCCCGGAAAGCTCAGCGGTGCTCATGGTCCCCAGCTTCGCATGAAACCGGCCATCAGGCGCAGGGTGTTGGGAGGCAGCACCGGGAAGGACGAAGGACCGCGGGACGGTGCGTGGCCGACAGGTCAGGAGCCCGTCAGGGTCTGTATCCGGTCCAGGAGGAAACCGACCGAGGGGTCGCCGGTGGCGGCCTGCGCGTCACCGGCCGTGCTCATGAGGACGAGCAGCAGGGCGAAGCCGAGCACCGGCAGCACGAGGGCCCACCACGGCAGCCGTATGTCCACGCCGCCCGCGGCCGGGGCGTGGGACCGGGTGTGCGTACGGGCCGACATGGCCGCCTCCGTGGGGTCTGAGGATGCGCGGCTGAGCTGGTCCGCCGAGCTGCTTCAAACCTACGGATCATGGGCCCGGTCGCCCATCCGGTGACCCACCCACTTCACCCTGACCCTGACCCCCTAGGGGACGGTGGTGCCAGCCCCCGTGCCTCTTTCTGCGGCTCGGTTCGCCTCCGGGGCGCTGAAGCGTCCGCCGACGGTCGACCGTGCTCGGTCCCTCGTTCCTCGGAACCTCCGCCCACGCGGCGATAGCCGCAAATCGACCGCGGCCTCCCCATCGGCATCCGCGCGCCCCTTCGGCTCACTCGCCGGGCTCAGGGCTCCGCGGGGCTCACTGGGTCGGCGAGGCGATCGAGGCGATGATGCCGATGACCACTCCAATGGCGATCATCGCGCCGAAGATGAGCAGGAGCTTCTTCTGGCCGTTCGGGGGGTTCGGGTCGAGCACAGGCATGGGGTCAGTGTCGCATCCCCGCCTCGTCCTCGATCGTCCGGTCCCGGCCCGCGAGGCTGCCGACGGCGATCTGCGGCAGCATGAGCCCGGCCATGAGCGCGAGCGGCAGCTCCCAGCCGCCGCTGTGCTGGTAGAGCACGCCGACGAGGAGCGGTCCGGGGATGGAGAGCAGATAGCCGGTGCTCTGCGCGAAGGCGGACAGCCGCACGACGCCCGCGCCGGTCCGGGCGCGCATGCCGATCA from Streptomyces sp. FIT100 includes these protein-coding regions:
- a CDS encoding SGM_5486 family transporter-associated protein, producing MPVLDPNPPNGQKKLLLIFGAMIAIGVVIGIIASIASPTQ
- the serB gene encoding phosphoserine phosphatase SerB is translated as MSASPSSQTSDVPTLLVKIFGKDRPGITAGLFDTLAAFSVDVVDIEQVVTRGRITLCVLVTEPSAGTEGELRATVHGWAESLKLQAEIISGTGDNRPRGSGRSHVTVLGHPLTAESTAAIAARITGTGGNIDRIFRLAKYPVTAVEFAVSGCETEPLRTALATEAAEIGVDVAVVSAGLHRRAQRLVVMDVDSTLITDEVIELFAAHAGCEDKVAEVTAQAMRGELDFEQSLHARVALLAGLDASVVEKVRAEVRLTPGARTLVRTLKRLGYQVGVVSGGFTQVTDDLRERLGLDFASANTLEIVDGKLTGRVVGEIVDRAGKARLLRRFAAEAGVPLAQTVAIGDGANDLDMLNAAGLGVAFNAKPVVRKAADTAVNVPFLDAVLYLLGITREEVEAADFHES
- a CDS encoding streptophobe family protein; amino-acid sequence: MAASEGGDPARGTSWGDVVISSVAAVSWAVAGMAGTAALGLHLLGADAHGSLGPMTAAVTVLAVGGSLTPSGEVSAFGLEGAQASTAVDFTPLGVGLVGALLLSYVFLRSLRAAGARLPGTELAARAGMSAALLVAVVGGLAWVGHDVITFDGGALRLGELPGAGDQVEVPGLGGIGDIGDIGGIGGIEGLLPDRLGDLVEAEASVGFTVNTADSLVGALVWVLGVLLVALLAGRPVPLPHAWEAVRRVVRPAVSALVAVVLGAVGAGLGAAAYAAAGDEHPGRIAGAALLGAPNGVWLGVPLGLFVPWEGKTTGESVQVLPDPLDELLRMPADAPVTVGRLAELDGRMWLLAVACALMMLSAGVLAAVRTPRQEGVGAAGFAVRCAVPLGVATAVALPVLVVLTEVSADASLAVLGVDAFGAGLELHGDVGMAALLGAAWGAAAGAVGALLVYGTGAGTRVRAGTRVGAPARVTPGAGEPPAAPVAPPVGPPVGPYRPSVPYRPPNADTNPYLRLPPGEPPPPGMPPEAR
- a CDS encoding histidine phosphatase family protein, whose amino-acid sequence is MSTAELSGGAAPGHPDPRRIVLLRHAKADWPQVSDHERPLADRGRTEAPAAGRRLAETGIAFDLALCSTAVRTRETWKLAVQELPQRPRTVYEERLYEASLGDLLALLNETPEDVDDVLLIGHNPGMHALADALAGRAEGDALATMNRGGFPTAAFAVIGFTGSWKTVEHGVGTLLDYWAPHK